From Helicobacter sp. MIT 05-5293, one genomic window encodes:
- a CDS encoding radical SAM protein: MEIKIDAKSLVNPKRLDLVVKYLYAKEILENEINTYQQDIYKDLYIRHIAMRTMGEEPDKSKQNIDEYLTSFRKLIDSIRQNGFMPPPQCASVPITQDGLLADGSHRIGASVALNQDIYVKEVEQGYTWDFDWFCHNGFNTEDKQRILKGFVDIHSKKCVIFVVWNPLFAYLGNVKAILDRYFDMVGEVELDFEDNYIAFANSLLEIYERNIAQSNGDESGILAKAHLLSAHHLSYKVIVLTSKAHSDKSIEELSKLAKGEIRNVFNHLLPKEIFCTIHSSDSESECVYLANILLSPNNIRHLKMKILTDDVRSNLVSKIRNLPFFLHTRGIDSDEICVIGSGVLAALGISKDFSSDIDFIINHKYREKFGWGSVHLSDDYEIGVSSKQANGPIHDNVIIHNDNYHFWFKGIKFANLDIIKDRKSAKTRSKDSIYLRQIELFEKMMGHINQQKILAERIEFEKARRLNASQITKINKKGIFNRIRSILPPPPLTSLKSLFDNRWKISPYKKHLNNTRPFIEFTITEKCNYKCSYCSQWIHDKNNPKSLYNASDEVIDGFMRFLEKVGREFEVNLIGGEPFVHPKFIEIAKRISDKGNKVIVYTNMAFPVSMFRKLIEVTNDNLLIHGALHIAQIKDLDKNIDNIIEIHKLLGKNSKIEIVSVVEEEIFETLKYVEKRLKAHHIDFIFIRKNNKNGQSSTYSQEIESYMKPREHQYNRDMADSKKINTKKVLCYAGCRLFHVLVDGSITRCWTYQSKFWTFGNVKDIENVRILKGAKPCYSSQCFCQHPTARKMYFTSRLAPCHRINWTRQAERVFSVKNEISNGKKRKVINIAGLKIKIKTLKKT; this comes from the coding sequence ATGGAAATAAAAATTGATGCAAAAAGTTTAGTAAATCCCAAAAGGCTTGACTTGGTTGTCAAATACCTCTACGCAAAAGAAATCTTAGAAAATGAGATAAATACCTATCAACAAGATATTTACAAAGACCTTTATATAAGACATATTGCGATGAGGACAATGGGAGAAGAGCCTGATAAATCAAAGCAAAATATTGATGAATACTTGACATCGTTTAGAAAACTCATTGATAGTATAAGGCAAAATGGCTTTATGCCCCCCCCCCAATGCGCTTCTGTGCCTATCACCCAAGATGGGTTGTTGGCTGATGGGAGTCATAGGATTGGGGCAAGTGTAGCGTTAAATCAAGATATTTATGTCAAGGAGGTGGAGCAAGGATATACTTGGGATTTTGATTGGTTTTGCCATAATGGCTTTAACACAGAAGACAAACAACGAATCTTAAAAGGATTTGTGGATATTCATTCTAAGAAATGCGTCATATTTGTCGTATGGAATCCGTTGTTTGCATACCTTGGCAATGTCAAGGCGATTTTGGATAGGTATTTTGATATGGTAGGTGAAGTCGAGCTTGATTTTGAAGACAATTACATCGCCTTTGCAAATTCTTTGCTTGAAATCTATGAGCGTAATATCGCACAAAGTAATGGCGATGAAAGCGGAATACTTGCTAAGGCTCATTTGCTCTCCGCTCATCATCTAAGCTATAAAGTCATCGTGCTGACATCAAAGGCACATAGTGATAAGTCGATAGAAGAGCTTTCAAAACTTGCTAAAGGCGAAATCCGAAATGTATTTAATCACCTTTTGCCTAAAGAAATTTTTTGCACTATTCACTCTTCGGATAGTGAATCGGAATGTGTCTATTTGGCAAATATTTTATTAAGTCCGAATAATATTAGGCATTTGAAAATGAAAATTCTTACGGACGATGTGAGGAGTAATCTTGTCTCAAAGATAAGAAATTTACCCTTTTTTCTTCATACAAGAGGAATAGATTCTGATGAGATTTGTGTGATTGGCAGTGGGGTTCTTGCAGCTCTTGGAATTTCAAAGGATTTTAGCTCTGATATTGATTTTATTATCAATCATAAATACCGAGAAAAATTTGGCTGGGGGAGTGTGCATTTAAGTGATGATTATGAGATTGGGGTTTCAAGTAAGCAAGCCAATGGTCCTATTCACGATAATGTTATTATACATAATGACAACTATCATTTTTGGTTTAAAGGCATCAAATTTGCAAATTTAGATATTATCAAAGACAGAAAAAGTGCAAAAACTCGCTCCAAAGATTCTATTTATTTAAGACAGATAGAGCTTTTTGAAAAAATGATGGGGCATATCAATCAGCAAAAAATATTAGCAGAACGCATAGAATTTGAAAAAGCGCGTAGGCTTAATGCGTCCCAAATAACAAAAATCAATAAAAAAGGAATTTTTAATAGGATAAGAAGTATCTTGCCCCCCCCCCCATTAACCTCTCTTAAAAGCCTTTTTGATAATCGTTGGAAAATCTCCCCTTACAAAAAACACCTCAACAATACAAGACCATTTATTGAATTTACTATTACCGAAAAGTGTAATTATAAATGCAGCTATTGTTCCCAATGGATACACGATAAAAACAATCCCAAAAGTCTTTATAATGCTAGTGATGAAGTCATTGATGGATTTATGAGATTCTTAGAAAAAGTCGGGAGAGAATTTGAAGTAAATCTTATCGGCGGAGAGCCTTTTGTCCATCCTAAATTTATTGAAATTGCAAAGAGAATCTCGGATAAGGGTAATAAAGTCATTGTCTATACAAATATGGCTTTTCCTGTGAGTATGTTTAGAAAATTGATTGAAGTTACCAATGATAATCTTTTAATTCATGGAGCTTTGCATATCGCACAAATCAAAGATTTAGATAAAAATATTGATAATATCATCGAGATTCATAAATTATTAGGTAAGAACTCTAAAATCGAAATAGTTTCGGTGGTCGAAGAAGAAATCTTTGAGACATTAAAATATGTGGAGAAAAGGCTCAAAGCACATCATATTGATTTTATTTTTATTAGGAAAAATAATAAAAATGGGCAATCTTCTACTTACTCTCAAGAAATAGAAAGCTATATGAAGCCAAGAGAGCATCAATACAATAGAGATATGGCAGATTCTAAAAAAATCAACACTAAAAAAGTCCTGTGTTATGCGGGGTGTAGATTATTTCATGTGTTGGTTGATGGGAGCATTACGCGTTGTTGGACTTACCAGTCTAAGTTTTGGACTTTTGGAAATGTCAAGGATATTGAGAATGTGAGAATCTTAAAAGGTGCTAAGCCTTGTTATTCATCGCAGTGCTTTTGTCAGCACCCCACAGCAAGGAAAATGTATTTTACTTCACGATTAGCCCCATGTCATAGAATCAATTGGACAAGACAAGCAGAGCGGGTGTTTTCTGTCAAAAATGAAATATCAAATGGTAAGAAACGCAAGGTAATCAATATCGCAGGATTGAAGATTAAAATAAAAACTTTGAAAAAGACATAG
- a CDS encoding glycosyltransferase family 2 protein: MPLVDLSIIIPIYNAEKYLKKCLDSVLNQTFQNIEVICVNDCSNDHSLEILQSYARQDSRLTIINNERNLGPGLNRNIGIKKSQGKYITFIDADDFYLHNDCLSLLMSKVLQNNLDLIIFDHQEYDEEKQEYVQDIFKRFVFLYDANEINRLWTCKEIEKHYFDISPFACFKIYSKSMLIDNEIFFPEGIYYEDAVFSNYVSLFCKRIMIDKNQYYGYRVNVATSTTSNIMAKFDSIIAMHKEMFAFLKQRNIDDKYKIPFVRLCMRSLCWYFLPQINDIKKAKELNEQIAEFVDSLCIEEKVLRQIAKEDYYIADLIVKYQKSRYMNLKKEMQITFLNCLFLKYVDYIRYKQAFLFGLPIYKIYYTKADRSIHYFLNLIPWLKIKRDRIYLFCILPLFKWGGYSFYTENYKYILYKFNIRNGGGGVIILNVLPKRMGVIPLHNFSLKRAS; the protein is encoded by the coding sequence ATGCCACTAGTAGATTTATCGATTATTATCCCCATTTATAATGCGGAGAAGTATCTTAAAAAATGCCTAGATAGTGTGCTTAATCAAACCTTTCAAAATATCGAAGTGATTTGCGTGAATGATTGCTCTAACGATCATTCCTTGGAGATTCTCCAAAGTTATGCTCGGCAAGATTCGCGTCTCACGATCATAAATAATGAGAGAAACTTAGGACCCGGGCTCAATCGTAATATAGGCATCAAAAAATCACAAGGAAAATACATTACTTTTATCGATGCTGATGATTTTTATTTGCATAATGATTGCCTTTCTTTGCTGATGTCAAAGGTTTTGCAAAATAACTTGGATTTAATCATATTTGATCATCAAGAATACGATGAGGAGAAACAAGAATATGTTCAAGACATATTCAAGCGGTTTGTTTTCCTTTATGACGCGAATGAAATTAATCGTTTATGGACTTGCAAAGAAATTGAAAAGCATTATTTTGATATTTCTCCATTTGCTTGTTTTAAAATTTATTCAAAAAGTATGTTGATTGATAATGAAATATTTTTCCCTGAAGGTATCTACTATGAAGATGCTGTTTTTTCTAATTATGTTTCATTATTTTGCAAAAGAATAATGATTGATAAGAATCAATATTATGGATATAGGGTGAATGTCGCAACTTCTACGACTTCAAATATTATGGCAAAATTTGACAGTATTATCGCAATGCACAAGGAAATGTTTGCATTTTTAAAGCAAAGAAACATTGATGACAAGTATAAGATTCCATTCGTGAGGCTTTGTATGCGTAGTTTGTGCTGGTATTTTCTCCCTCAAATCAATGACATAAAGAAAGCTAAAGAATTAAACGAACAGATTGCTGAATTTGTAGATTCTCTTTGTATTGAAGAAAAGGTGTTAAGGCAAATTGCAAAAGAAGATTATTATATAGCTGATTTGATTGTTAAGTATCAGAAATCACGATATATGAATTTAAAAAAAGAAATGCAAATAACTTTTTTGAATTGTCTTTTTTTAAAATATGTAGATTATATACGATACAAACAAGCTTTTTTATTTGGTTTGCCTATTTATAAGATTTACTACACAAAAGCAGATCGTTCTATTCATTATTTTTTGAATCTAATTCCTTGGTTGAAAATCAAAAGAGATAGAATCTATCTCTTTTGCATATTGCCATTGTTTAAGTGGGGCGGATATAGTTTTTACACAGAAAATTATAAATATATCCTTTATAAATTCAATATAAGAAACGGGGGGGGGGGGGTAATTATCCTCAATGTTTTGCCTAAGAGAATGGGCGTGATACCTTTGCACAATTTTTCATTAAAGAGAGCTTCATAG
- a CDS encoding sulfatase-like hydrolase/transferase, with protein MFAFLKNRFSFTLNYHWLTLGGAVFISVFLNHSFNTAFNESAAQADFGYLVWYGKIIHIVILTLALEILCVRFDVKVILGLILLIASVCAYYMDSLGIAINEDIIQSVLETHANEAIGMINLGLMGYIIGFGILPCLVLSLIKLKKYRFLDACKQKIVIITTLSAFIGLNFLLGGGQDIVFVFKSHKGLASMPNPIAPIRSSVLYVQHLQETHFTPSLIAQDAHLSQDTPPQIVLFVIGESARSANFSLNGYAKATNPYTRTLNTISFKDFYSCGVITAISVPCMLTHYTHQTYTHRNLSLYVNNILDIAQSVGYEVWYLGNNGGKCVGGCDRNIAHKILYPSNSLDEVMLPDIEHIIQNAQKHNKNTFIIAHQYGSHGAAYASRYPSNFEHFTPACKQKELSKCTYEEIVNAYDNTLLYNDYLLAQMINLLQKADMRSMLWYVSDHGESLGELGQYMHGGLGYKLAPKYQKHIPSIMWFSHQWGNIPTLALKQQNKTLNHDYVFHTLLHLLGIQTQDYDKNLDILSDK; from the coding sequence ATGTTTGCATTTCTTAAAAACCGCTTTTCTTTCACGCTCAATTACCATTGGCTCACGCTAGGTGGTGCGGTTTTTATAAGTGTATTTCTTAATCATTCTTTCAATACCGCTTTTAACGAATCTGCTGCACAGGCAGATTTTGGTTATCTTGTATGGTATGGCAAAATCATTCATATCGTAATCTTAACCCTTGCACTTGAGATTCTCTGTGTGCGATTTGATGTCAAGGTTATACTAGGGCTGATACTCCTTATTGCAAGTGTGTGTGCGTATTATATGGATTCTCTAGGTATAGCAATCAATGAGGATATTATCCAAAGTGTTTTAGAAACTCATGCTAATGAAGCTATCGGTATGATAAATCTTGGACTTATGGGCTATATCATAGGATTTGGCATTCTGCCTTGCCTTGTATTAAGCCTCATCAAACTTAAAAAATATCGCTTTCTTGATGCCTGCAAACAAAAGATTGTAATTATTACGACTTTAAGTGCATTTATAGGATTGAATTTCTTACTGGGGGGGGGGCAGGATATTGTTTTTGTCTTCAAGTCTCATAAAGGTTTAGCGAGTATGCCTAATCCTATCGCGCCCATTCGCTCTTCCGTCCTTTATGTGCAACATTTGCAAGAAACTCATTTTACACCCTCTCTGATTGCTCAAGACGCACATTTATCGCAAGATACGCCTCCACAAATTGTGCTTTTTGTCATCGGTGAGAGTGCAAGAAGTGCAAATTTCTCCCTCAATGGCTATGCCAAAGCTACAAACCCTTACACCCGCACTCTAAATACTATAAGCTTTAAGGATTTCTATTCGTGTGGTGTCATCACAGCTATCTCTGTGCCTTGTATGCTCACACATTACACGCATCAAACCTACACGCATCGCAATTTATCACTCTATGTCAATAATATCCTTGACATTGCGCAAAGTGTAGGCTATGAAGTATGGTATCTAGGCAATAACGGCGGTAAATGCGTAGGAGGCTGTGATAGAAATATTGCGCATAAAATCTTGTATCCGAGTAATAGCCTTGATGAAGTGATGCTCCCCGATATAGAGCATATTATCCAAAATGCACAAAAGCATAATAAAAATACCTTTATCATAGCACACCAATATGGCAGTCATGGGGCAGCTTACGCAAGTCGCTATCCCTCAAATTTTGAGCATTTCACTCCCGCGTGCAAACAAAAAGAGCTTTCAAAATGCACTTATGAAGAAATAGTAAATGCCTATGATAATACACTCCTTTATAATGACTATCTTTTAGCACAAATGATAAATCTGCTGCAAAAAGCCGATATGCGCTCTATGCTATGGTATGTCAGTGATCATGGAGAAAGTCTAGGGGAGCTAGGGCAATATATGCACGGGGGCTTAGGCTATAAACTCGCTCCAAAGTATCAAAAACATATCCCTTCGATTATGTGGTTTAGCCACCAATGGGGTAATATCCCTACTCTAGCCTTAAAACAACAAAACAAAACACTAAATCATGATTATGTATTCCATACATTGCTGCATTTGCTAGGCATTCAAACGCAAGATTATGATAAGAATCTGGATATTTTAAGCGATAAGTAG
- the galE gene encoding UDP-glucose 4-epimerase GalE, with protein MAEKRILVTGGAGYIGSHTNAMLRKMGKSTLVLDNLSYGHKQSLDLLSYSHTENLAQNSYGDTFLIHADLNDSFALKKIFSHYEIDSVLHFAAFAYVGESVSDPAKYYRNNVANTLNLLEAMKESGCKKIVFSSTCATYGNPLELPLKESHPQNPINPYGRSKLMIEQILHDFSHAYGLNYVILRYFNAAGASMEFNIGESHSPETHLIPLVIQKALGQRKTLSVFGQDYDTKDGSCIRDYIHVDDLATAHILALDYLDSHQKSEVFNLGNGEGFSVLEVIQKMSEIANIEIPYTIEERRAGDPAVLIGDATKAKEILGYNPSFSSLETILKSAYQWHTNQRY; from the coding sequence GTGGCAGAAAAAAGAATCCTCGTAACCGGTGGAGCGGGTTATATAGGCTCTCACACAAACGCAATGCTTCGCAAAATGGGCAAATCAACACTTGTATTAGATAATCTAAGCTATGGACATAAACAATCCCTTGACCTTCTCTCCTACTCTCACACAGAGAATCTAGCGCAAAATTCGTATGGTGATACTTTTCTTATCCACGCTGACCTAAATGATAGCTTTGCGCTGAAAAAAATCTTTAGCCATTATGAGATTGATTCTGTTTTACACTTTGCTGCTTTTGCTTATGTGGGCGAGAGTGTCTCTGACCCTGCTAAATACTATCGTAACAATGTCGCCAACACACTCAATCTCCTTGAGGCGATGAAAGAATCTGGCTGTAAGAAAATCGTTTTTAGCTCTACTTGTGCCACTTATGGCAATCCTTTAGAACTCCCACTTAAAGAATCCCACCCTCAAAATCCTATCAATCCCTATGGACGCTCAAAGCTGATGATTGAGCAAATCTTGCATGATTTTAGTCATGCTTATGGATTAAACTATGTGATTTTGCGCTACTTTAATGCAGCAGGGGCAAGTATGGAATTTAATATCGGCGAATCGCATTCCCCAGAAACACATTTAATCCCGCTTGTGATTCAAAAAGCTTTAGGGCAAAGAAAGACTTTGAGTGTTTTTGGACAAGATTATGATACTAAAGATGGCTCGTGTATCAGGGATTATATCCATGTCGATGATTTAGCGACTGCACACATTCTCGCCTTAGATTATTTAGATTCTCATCAAAAGAGTGAAGTCTTTAATCTCGGTAATGGCGAGGGATTCTCTGTCTTAGAAGTGATCCAAAAAATGTCTGAAATAGCCAATATCGAAATCCCTTACACCATAGAAGAAAGACGGGCTGGAGATCCTGCAGTGCTTATCGGAGATGCGACAAAAGCAAAAGAGATTCTGGGATATAATCCCTCATTTTCGAGCTTAGAGACGATTCTCAAAAGTGCATATCAATGGCATACTAACCAACGTTACTGA
- a CDS encoding toxin-antitoxin system YwqK family antitoxin, producing MKIIVLLLGFFIISFAQQSVPLDLRISTTGDKQNPTIIKTHYLKGTTIKHGRQTKTAPNGTLIFEANYNRDAYDGNVKSYYPNGTPKEERFYVNGKKQGVQKNYHSNGKLLSEQNFEQGKEEGEGRKYYESGALKEILHYKNGMRTGIRQEYHKEGYLQYETMYEQGKKIWMKTYDKNQNLIEEKKCRWQACY from the coding sequence ATGAAAATAATTGTCTTGCTTTTGGGATTTTTCATCATCAGTTTTGCTCAACAATCAGTCCCTCTTGACTTACGCATAAGCACCACGGGCGACAAACAAAATCCTACTATTATTAAAACGCATTATCTTAAAGGCACGACTATCAAACATGGCAGACAGACCAAAACTGCTCCCAATGGCACACTTATCTTTGAGGCAAATTATAATCGTGATGCTTATGATGGCAATGTCAAGTCATACTATCCCAACGGCACACCCAAAGAAGAACGATTCTATGTCAATGGCAAAAAACAAGGTGTGCAAAAAAATTACCACTCTAATGGCAAATTACTAAGTGAACAAAATTTTGAGCAAGGCAAAGAAGAGGGTGAGGGTAGAAAATATTATGAAAGCGGCGCACTCAAAGAGATTCTCCATTATAAAAATGGTATGCGCACAGGCATCAGACAAGAATACCATAAAGAGGGCTATCTCCAATACGAAACAATGTATGAACAAGGTAAAAAAATATGGATGAAAACCTACGACAAAAATCAGAATCTGATTGAAGAAAAAAAATGTCGTTGGCAAGCATGTTACTAA
- the murA gene encoding UDP-N-acetylglucosamine 1-carboxyvinyltransferase: protein MDYLQITKSPSLKGNVTISGAKNSALPILAATLLSQNEVHISNLPDVVDVKTLAKLLEHLGANIAWENPNTLICEAKQIIHTKAIYDIVRKMRASILVLGPLLARFGYCEVSLPGGCAIGARPVDLHIKAMEKMGANIQIKGGYIIAQAKNGLKGADILFDKITVTGSENVIMAAALAHGKTRIINAAKEPEVVQLCEILQESGVKIEGIGTNELTIEGSGGELLDFKPIRIIPDRIEAGTYLCAGAITNSSITLENIQPTHLAAITDKLEEIGFSFNKSTDSLTILPSAKLKSFEVITTEYPGFPTDMQAQFMALATQCEGASVIEERLFENRFMHVSELQRLGADIYLKGNLAKVVGPTPLIGADVMATDLRASSALIIAALVSEGVTNIHRIYHLDRGYESIEHKLRGLGVNITRLSR, encoded by the coding sequence ATGGACTATTTACAAATCACAAAAAGCCCTTCACTTAAAGGAAATGTAACTATATCGGGTGCAAAAAACTCTGCTTTGCCCATTCTTGCAGCGACATTGTTGAGCCAAAATGAAGTGCATATCAGCAATTTACCCGATGTGGTAGATGTCAAAACACTTGCAAAACTTTTAGAACATTTAGGCGCAAACATTGCATGGGAAAATCCCAACACACTTATTTGCGAAGCTAAACAAATCATTCACACTAAAGCCATTTATGACATCGTGCGTAAAATGCGTGCTTCGATATTGGTGCTTGGACCATTATTAGCGCGCTTTGGGTATTGTGAAGTCAGTCTTCCGGGAGGTTGTGCAATCGGCGCTCGTCCTGTTGATTTGCATATCAAAGCAATGGAAAAAATGGGAGCAAATATCCAAATCAAAGGTGGCTACATCATCGCTCAAGCAAAAAATGGCTTAAAAGGTGCGGATATTTTATTTGATAAAATCACCGTAACAGGGAGCGAAAATGTCATTATGGCAGCTGCCCTTGCTCATGGCAAAACCCGCATCATTAATGCCGCTAAAGAACCCGAAGTCGTCCAATTGTGTGAGATTCTCCAAGAAAGTGGCGTAAAAATCGAAGGTATTGGCACAAATGAGCTGACTATTGAGGGGAGTGGGGGTGAATTACTTGACTTCAAGCCAATCCGAATCATTCCCGACCGCATTGAGGCGGGGACATACCTCTGTGCAGGTGCAATTACAAATTCTTCTATCACATTAGAAAATATCCAGCCGACACATCTAGCAGCAATCACAGATAAACTTGAGGAGATTGGCTTTAGCTTCAATAAAAGCACAGATTCTTTGACGATTCTTCCTAGTGCCAAACTCAAAAGCTTTGAAGTCATTACGACAGAATATCCCGGATTCCCTACGGATATGCAGGCTCAATTTATGGCTCTTGCCACACAATGTGAGGGAGCAAGCGTCATTGAAGAGAGGCTTTTTGAAAATCGCTTTATGCATGTAAGTGAGCTTCAAAGACTTGGAGCGGATATTTATCTGAAAGGTAATCTTGCTAAAGTTGTCGGTCCTACACCGCTTATCGGTGCTGATGTTATGGCAACAGATTTGCGCGCAAGCTCTGCGCTGATTATTGCTGCACTTGTAAGTGAAGGCGTAACCAACATACACAGAATCTACCACCTTGATCGTGGCTACGAAAGCATCGAGCATAAATTGCGTGGTTTAGGAGTAAATATTACACGGCTTTCACGCTAA
- the galU gene encoding UTP--glucose-1-phosphate uridylyltransferase GalU → MIRKCLFPAAGYGTRFLPATKAMPKEMLPILTKPLIQYGVEEALEAGCQNIAIVTGRGKRSIEDHFDINYELEHQINGTSKEALLQSIRTLTNSCSFSYTRQNEMRGLGHAILTGETLIGCEPFGVILADDLCSNPNAQGVLAQMVNLYKKYHCSIVAIESVQPNDVDKYGIIEGSLIEEGVYRVTNMVEKPSIDQAPSNLAIIGRYILTPDIFDILRVTKPGKGGEIQITDALLEQAKKGSVLAYQFQGKRYDCGSIDGYVQATMDFYHLTSKQNLS, encoded by the coding sequence ATGATTCGTAAGTGTTTATTTCCAGCTGCAGGATACGGGACACGCTTTCTCCCAGCAACCAAAGCAATGCCTAAAGAAATGCTCCCGATTCTGACCAAGCCTCTGATTCAATACGGCGTAGAAGAAGCTTTAGAAGCAGGTTGTCAAAATATAGCCATTGTTACAGGTAGAGGAAAACGAAGTATCGAAGATCATTTTGACATTAACTATGAACTTGAGCATCAAATCAATGGCACAAGCAAAGAAGCTTTGCTACAAAGTATTCGCACTCTCACAAATTCATGTTCTTTCTCTTACACACGACAAAATGAAATGCGAGGCTTAGGGCATGCGATTCTCACAGGTGAAACACTTATTGGGTGTGAGCCATTCGGTGTGATTTTAGCTGATGACCTTTGTAGTAATCCTAATGCTCAAGGTGTGCTTGCACAAATGGTTAATCTCTATAAAAAATATCATTGTTCCATTGTCGCCATAGAATCTGTGCAGCCTAACGATGTAGATAAATACGGCATCATTGAGGGATCTTTGATTGAAGAAGGCGTATATCGCGTTACCAATATGGTAGAAAAACCAAGCATTGATCAAGCCCCTAGCAACCTTGCAATCATCGGACGCTATATTTTGACGCCCGATATTTTTGATATTTTGCGTGTAACTAAGCCTGGCAAAGGCGGAGAAATCCAAATCACAGATGCCCTACTAGAGCAAGCCAAAAAAGGCAGTGTGCTTGCTTATCAGTTTCAAGGAAAACGTTACGATTGCGGTAGTATTGATGGCTATGTCCAAGCAACAATGGACTTTTATCATCTCACATCAAAACAGAATCTATCGTAA
- a CDS encoding lytic transglycosylase domain-containing protein — MRILGLSFFLAISVWASDITLEFLESKPKGLARDFYIWQFLSDEKTTLKEALKAYELIYRKTAKLDQLMAAKGKITELPRNLYCQRLGFQKLKKQDAACIKAGLSLSSIPSMPQKDKDFLLKKFQNDPAYQKRIAILSKPNILTSMLLSDAGTFAGIYYGLTPAQRTQIINQKIKPAALKKLADQNVTSFNNMLQAILVVHDKSFAKFKESLVGANITGADSYTLFMLGINEVLHQQRNNALAYFKRSFNKATTPIQKNRALFWQYRLSSDQKILEKLAQSTYVDLYTIYANQTLNQKPQYQVVSDLGKLSKKAPNFDIKDPFQWQLLRENLAEVKDKNALKDLSKHFAYEESSAHYAYVLNQINQFKINYFITPFANKLKWKNDHEKALTYAVAKQESTLLPALVSTSYALGMMQIMPFNVQPFAKSLKRDHIKLEDMFNPITALEFGRFYLNDLGKEFKHPLFVSYAYNGGPGFLRRTLQSKALFLKHRNYEPWLSMELVPYKESRDYGLRVLANYIVYQETFGNNINLEELLKQTLVN; from the coding sequence ATGAGAATCTTAGGCTTGTCGTTTTTTTTAGCTATATCCGTTTGGGCAAGTGATATTACACTTGAATTTTTAGAATCAAAACCAAAAGGTTTAGCGCGAGATTTTTATATTTGGCAATTCTTATCTGATGAAAAAACCACTTTAAAAGAAGCTTTGAAAGCCTACGAACTCATTTATCGCAAGACTGCTAAACTTGATCAGCTTATGGCTGCTAAAGGTAAAATCACCGAACTCCCACGAAATTTATACTGCCAACGATTAGGATTCCAAAAGCTTAAAAAACAAGATGCAGCTTGCATCAAAGCAGGATTGAGCCTCTCAAGCATTCCTTCAATGCCCCAAAAAGACAAAGACTTTTTACTCAAAAAATTCCAAAATGATCCCGCCTATCAAAAACGCATTGCGATTCTCTCAAAACCCAATATTCTTACCTCAATGCTTTTAAGTGATGCTGGCACTTTTGCGGGAATCTATTACGGACTGACCCCCGCTCAACGCACTCAAATCATCAATCAAAAAATCAAACCTGCAGCTCTTAAAAAACTTGCCGACCAGAATGTTACGAGTTTTAACAATATGCTTCAAGCCATTCTTGTCGTGCATGATAAAAGTTTTGCTAAATTTAAAGAATCCCTTGTAGGGGCAAACATTACAGGGGCAGATTCTTATACACTTTTTATGCTAGGTATCAATGAAGTCTTGCATCAACAACGCAACAATGCCCTTGCCTATTTCAAACGCTCTTTTAACAAGGCTACAACACCGATACAAAAAAACCGCGCCTTATTTTGGCAATACCGACTAAGCTCGGACCAAAAGATTCTCGAAAAACTTGCGCAAAGCACTTATGTAGATTTATACACGATTTATGCTAATCAAACACTCAATCAAAAACCACAATATCAAGTCGTGAGTGATTTAGGCAAATTAAGCAAAAAAGCACCGAATTTTGACATCAAAGACCCTTTCCAATGGCAGCTTTTACGAGAGAATCTTGCGGAAGTAAAAGATAAAAACGCACTCAAAGACTTAAGCAAACATTTTGCCTATGAAGAAAGCAGTGCGCATTATGCTTATGTGCTTAATCAAATCAATCAATTTAAAATCAACTACTTCATTACGCCTTTTGCAAACAAGCTCAAATGGAAAAATGACCACGAAAAGGCTCTCACTTATGCTGTCGCTAAGCAAGAAAGCACACTGCTTCCCGCCCTTGTTTCTACCTCTTATGCGCTAGGAATGATGCAAATTATGCCTTTTAATGTCCAACCCTTTGCCAAAAGCCTTAAACGCGATCACATCAAACTTGAAGATATGTTTAATCCTATCACAGCCCTTGAATTTGGAAGATTCTACCTGAATGATTTAGGAAAAGAATTTAAACACCCTTTGTTTGTGTCTTATGCGTATAATGGAGGACCGGGATTCTTACGCCGCACACTCCAATCAAAAGCTTTGTTTCTCAAACATCGCAATTATGAACCTTGGCTAAGTATGGAGCTTGTGCCTTATAAAGAATCTAGGGACTATGGCTTAAGAGTGTTAGCAAATTATATTGTTTATCAAGAAACTTTTGGGAACAATATCAATCTTGAAGAATTACTCAAGCAAACTTTAGTGAATTAA